Proteins from a single region of Pseudomonas sp. 10S4:
- a CDS encoding circularly permuted type 2 ATP-grasp protein → MPYVSRQGVGYVPSFFNEMYDASGGCRPHYQEFARWLADTPLELLDQRRREADLLFHRAGITFTLYGDEQGTERLIPFDIIPRSIKASEWQMVERGCIQRVQALNMFLADIYHGQRILKEGIIPAEQVLANEGYQVAMQGLNLHRGIYAHIAGVDLVRDGDGSYYVLEDNLRTPSGVSYMLEDRKMMMRLFPELFAAQRVAPIDHYPNLLLDTLKSSSPLDNPTAVVLTPGRFNSAYFEHAFLAREMGVELVEGADLFVRDDHVYMRTTSGPKQVDVIYRRLDDAFLDPLSFNPDSMLGVPGLVAAYRSGNVVLANAVGTGVADDKSIYPYVTDMIRFYLDEEPILKNVPTWQCRKPEELSHVLAHLPELVVKETQGSGGYGMLVGPAATAAEIEDFRARLKARPEAYIAQPTLCLSTCPTFVENGIAPRHIDLRPFVLSGSETRLVPGGLTRVALREGSLVVNSSQGGGTKDTWVVED, encoded by the coding sequence ATGCCGTATGTATCGCGGCAAGGAGTAGGGTATGTCCCGAGCTTTTTTAACGAAATGTATGATGCGAGTGGTGGCTGCCGCCCACATTACCAGGAGTTCGCGCGTTGGTTGGCGGACACGCCTCTGGAGTTGCTGGATCAACGTCGTCGCGAAGCCGACCTGTTGTTCCACCGAGCCGGCATCACCTTCACTTTATACGGGGACGAGCAGGGCACCGAACGGTTGATTCCGTTCGACATCATTCCGCGCAGTATCAAGGCCAGCGAATGGCAAATGGTCGAGCGTGGCTGCATTCAGCGGGTCCAGGCCTTGAACATGTTCCTGGCCGACATCTACCACGGCCAACGCATTCTCAAGGAAGGCATCATCCCGGCCGAACAGGTCCTGGCGAACGAGGGTTATCAGGTCGCCATGCAGGGCCTGAATCTGCACCGCGGCATCTATGCCCATATCGCCGGGGTCGATCTGGTCCGAGACGGCGATGGCAGTTACTACGTACTGGAAGACAATCTGCGTACCCCCAGCGGCGTCAGCTACATGCTCGAAGACCGCAAGATGATGATGCGTCTGTTCCCTGAACTCTTCGCCGCCCAGCGCGTGGCGCCCATCGATCATTACCCGAACCTGCTGCTGGACACCCTCAAGAGTTCCAGCCCGCTGGACAACCCCACGGCCGTGGTGCTGACCCCCGGGCGCTTCAACAGTGCTTACTTTGAACATGCATTCCTGGCCCGTGAAATGGGTGTGGAATTGGTCGAAGGCGCCGATCTGTTTGTCCGTGACGATCATGTCTATATGCGCACCACCTCCGGCCCGAAACAGGTAGATGTGATCTATCGCCGTCTCGACGATGCGTTCCTCGATCCGTTGTCCTTCAATCCGGACTCCATGCTCGGGGTGCCCGGGCTGGTGGCGGCGTACCGCTCGGGCAATGTGGTCCTGGCGAACGCCGTGGGCACCGGGGTCGCGGACGACAAGTCGATTTACCCGTACGTCACTGACATGATCCGCTTCTACCTCGACGAAGAACCGATCCTCAAGAACGTGCCGACCTGGCAATGTCGCAAACCGGAAGAGCTGTCCCATGTGCTGGCCCATCTTCCCGAGCTGGTGGTCAAGGAAACCCAGGGCTCCGGTGGCTACGGCATGCTGGTCGGCCCGGCAGCCACGGCGGCGGAAATCGAGGACTTCCGCGCGCGGCTCAAGGCACGCCCCGAAGCCTATATCGCCCAGCCGACGCTATGCCTATCTACGTGCCCGACCTTTGTCGAAAACGGCATCGCCCCACGCCACATTGATCTGCGCCCGTTTGTATTGTCGGGCAGCGAAACCCGTCTGGTGCCCGGCGGCCTGACCCGCGTGGCATTGCGCGAAGGCTCGCTGGTGGTGAACTCGTCCCAGGGCGGTGGCACCAAAGACACTTGGGTAGTGGAGGACTAA
- the ansP gene encoding L-asparagine permease, translated as MSMKAEGRLSVEHSQQGDKNAWLASHEAGYHQNLSKRHVQMIALGGAIGTGLFLGAGARLQIAGPSLAIVYLVCGLFAFLILRALGELVMHRPTSGSFVSYSREFMGEKASYVAGWMYFLNWAMAGIVDITAVALYMQYWDAFASVPQWVSALVALAIVTVMNLIGVKWFGEMEFWFALIKVAALTLFLVVGSIILGGGIAVGGHPTGLHLITENGGFFPHGMLAALVLVQGVVFAYAGIELIGVAAGECQDAKAVLPKAINSVIWRIAIFYVGAVILLVCLLPWTAYKAGESPFVTFFAALGIPWIGSVMNVVVLTAALSSLNSGLYSTGRVLRALAMGGSAPTFMSRMSAQSVPYAGILVTVAIYIVGVVLNYLVPSRVFEIVLNISSLGVISTWGFIVVCQMKFRHAVARGEAQAVSYRMPGAPVTSWLTLLFLAGVLGMMAFDYPNGTMTVAALPVVALLLVAGWLLLRRPKAVMMTPTMPSVTLTRKFLE; from the coding sequence ATGTCGATGAAAGCAGAAGGACGGCTGTCGGTTGAACACTCACAACAGGGTGATAAGAATGCATGGTTAGCCTCACATGAGGCGGGGTATCACCAGAATTTAAGCAAGCGCCATGTACAAATGATTGCGTTAGGAGGCGCGATAGGTACGGGGCTTTTCCTCGGGGCTGGTGCGCGATTACAAATAGCCGGGCCTTCGTTGGCCATCGTTTATCTGGTGTGCGGTTTATTTGCGTTTCTCATTTTGCGCGCGCTGGGGGAGTTGGTGATGCATCGGCCTACCAGCGGCAGCTTCGTGTCCTATTCACGAGAGTTCATGGGAGAAAAGGCTTCCTACGTCGCTGGCTGGATGTACTTCCTGAATTGGGCCATGGCCGGGATTGTTGATATCACCGCTGTGGCGCTCTACATGCAATATTGGGATGCGTTCGCTTCTGTACCGCAATGGGTCTCAGCCCTGGTGGCGCTGGCTATCGTCACCGTGATGAACCTGATTGGCGTTAAGTGGTTCGGTGAAATGGAGTTTTGGTTTGCCTTGATCAAGGTCGCCGCTCTGACGCTGTTCCTGGTGGTCGGTTCGATCATTCTAGGTGGCGGAATTGCTGTGGGCGGTCATCCTACGGGGCTGCATCTGATTACCGAAAACGGGGGCTTCTTTCCCCATGGAATGCTGGCGGCCCTGGTGTTGGTGCAAGGCGTGGTATTCGCGTACGCCGGTATCGAATTGATCGGCGTTGCCGCGGGAGAATGTCAGGACGCCAAAGCTGTACTGCCCAAAGCCATCAACAGCGTTATCTGGCGGATTGCAATTTTCTATGTGGGCGCAGTGATTTTGCTGGTGTGCCTGTTGCCTTGGACTGCCTATAAAGCAGGTGAAAGTCCGTTCGTTACCTTCTTTGCGGCCCTCGGTATCCCATGGATCGGTTCGGTGATGAACGTGGTTGTATTGACCGCAGCCCTGTCCAGCCTCAATTCGGGGCTGTACTCGACTGGACGCGTGCTGCGGGCATTGGCAATGGGTGGTTCGGCGCCAACCTTCATGTCGCGCATGAGTGCGCAATCGGTGCCTTACGCGGGGATTCTGGTGACTGTTGCCATTTACATAGTCGGGGTTGTACTGAACTACCTGGTGCCGTCTCGGGTGTTCGAAATTGTGCTGAACATCTCCTCGCTGGGTGTGATCAGTACTTGGGGATTCATTGTTGTCTGTCAGATGAAGTTCCGTCATGCCGTAGCACGTGGAGAGGCGCAGGCGGTGTCGTACAGGATGCCGGGAGCTCCGGTCACTTCGTGGTTGACTTTGCTGTTCTTGGCGGGCGTGCTGGGGATGATGGCCTTTGATTATCCAAACGGAACAATGACTGTGGCTGCGTTACCCGTTGTAGCGCTCTTGTTGGTGGCCGGCTGGCTCCTGTTGCGTCGTCCCAAGGCTGTAATGATGACCCCGACGATGCCGTCGGTGACCCTGACCCGGAAATTCCTCGAGTAA